Proteins from a genomic interval of Streptomyces fodineus:
- a CDS encoding fumarylacetoacetate hydrolase family protein: MRIARFSIDGNVAFGAVEGDKQDELVLDIIKGIPFADHELSGTKVPLSKVRLLPPVLPNKVVAFGRNYAEHARELGNEVPDAPFAFFKPSTSVIGPGDDIQYPPFSEELHHEAELAVVIGRMCREVPRERVKDVIFGYTCANDVTARDVQRREKQWARAKGFDTSCPLGPWVETDLDLRRANDLTIQLTVNGQQRQLGRTSEMIHSIEDLVVNISEAMTLLPGDVILTGTPAGVGPLNVGDEVAVTIEGIGTLTNKVVKRG; encoded by the coding sequence GTGCGCATCGCCAGGTTCTCCATCGACGGGAACGTAGCCTTCGGCGCGGTCGAGGGCGACAAGCAGGACGAACTCGTCCTCGACATCATCAAGGGCATCCCGTTCGCCGACCACGAGCTGTCCGGTACGAAGGTGCCGCTGAGCAAGGTCAGGCTGCTCCCGCCGGTGCTCCCCAACAAGGTCGTGGCGTTCGGCCGCAACTACGCGGAGCACGCGCGCGAACTCGGCAACGAGGTCCCGGACGCCCCCTTCGCCTTCTTCAAGCCGTCCACCTCGGTGATCGGGCCCGGCGACGACATCCAGTACCCGCCGTTCTCCGAGGAACTGCACCACGAGGCCGAGCTGGCCGTCGTCATCGGCCGCATGTGCCGCGAGGTCCCGCGCGAGCGCGTCAAGGACGTGATCTTCGGCTACACCTGCGCCAACGACGTCACCGCCCGCGATGTGCAAAGGCGCGAGAAGCAGTGGGCCCGGGCCAAGGGTTTCGACACCTCCTGCCCGCTCGGCCCCTGGGTGGAGACCGACCTGGACCTTCGGCGCGCGAACGACCTGACCATCCAGCTCACGGTCAACGGCCAGCAGCGCCAGCTCGGCCGTACCAGCGAGATGATCCACTCCATCGAGGACCTGGTCGTCAACATCTCCGAGGCCATGACGCTGCTCCCCGGCGACGTCATCCTCACCGGCACCCCGGCAGGGGTCGGCCCCCTGAACGTCGGCGACGAGGTCGCCGTCACCATCGAAGGCATCGGCACTCTCACCAACAAGGTTGTCAAGCGTGGCTAG
- a CDS encoding nitrate- and nitrite sensing domain-containing protein produces MQGRFKRDGSASAEPESHDGTGPMKGSSSPQHAQNPGSAPSGDGGERSGRPGLTASSATTSTGSSGATPAPAVKPAKGSGGPGSRVALRNWRISTRLVSLLALPVVAATSLGALRIDQNITDIQQLDNMKLLTDMTKQATELAAALQEERDQSAGPMAHGLSATDYTVKGYRDKTDRALVNFQDATQEIDSASKAGNLQGVRDNLVGIFNQLDQLAKIRKSAYQSKSNSTQTIEAYHRLIIQLVDLSQDMAQASSNPEMISRTRALAAFSTAKEYASMQRATIAAALPATTDQKGDLSENDRLYGQSAYQSENSEIAIFRKIYANNNAEELLKPIDEGNPTIESADTYAKRVFDSSSGIQSLNARSYKDWVDDSSTKIEQMKKIEHTLLEEMEQKARELKSATQQDAIISGALILLVLGVSLVGAFIVARSMIRSLRRLQETATKVAQERLPELVKQLSESDPQDVDTSVESVGVHSRDEIGQVAAAFDDVHREAVRLAAEQALLRGNVNAMFTNLSRRSQGLIQRQLSLISELESREADPDQLSSLFKLDHLATRMRRNGENLLVLAGEEPGRRWTRPVPLVDVLRAAASEVEQYERIELASVPTTEVAGRVVNDLVHLLAELLENATSFSSPQTKVKVTGHALPDGRVLIEIHDTGIGLSPEDLAAINERLASPPTVDVSVSRRMGLFVVGRLSQRHGIRIQLRPSDSGGTTALVMLPVDVAQGGKKPAPGKPGGPGGTGGPAAAQAAAGAAAARRQAAGAGGGAPAGGGLLGAGPAPRGQVGAGQGPRAALPGTGQGGRPGARGPQGGPGLGGRQQGRPAPAGAGGFGGQAPGAPQGLQAANPAGPQQDAFGGRGPQRPGAGSDQNRQPQLPPRGGPRAELPGGDQPRTPDWGDTQAPLPRASMDTPRGHDEQDPARTARMPRVDDRQGPGSTAEIPRIDAQGPAATGEFPRPDLNGLGGPGPQDTGQFARPGNPQQTGQFTRPDNPQQTGQFTRPEAPELPGGFDRTGDQQGSGSFVRSDIFGTPAPRRDDPAQNTGQTTGQFAAPQGFDGGYDGSSTGRHALPGHQNPAHTGQFERPQPGGREDFGAPRQPAPQQRPAYREPEALPPASGPVDGRTPLYDTLETNWFHGGPQQAEAAPQQPQAPAPAPQRPAGGNGNGNATASWRTSPNDELVRQAERVRQPASGGVTTSGLPRRVPRANLVPGTAQQQQHQAGPQVSRAPDDVRGRLTNLRRGIAQGRQAGNGQTGSYPSPTHQQER; encoded by the coding sequence GTGCAGGGACGTTTCAAGAGGGATGGCAGCGCTTCGGCGGAGCCGGAGTCGCACGATGGGACTGGCCCCATGAAGGGCAGCTCCTCGCCCCAGCACGCCCAGAACCCGGGCTCGGCCCCGTCCGGGGACGGCGGCGAGCGCAGCGGACGCCCCGGCCTCACGGCCTCATCGGCCACCACCAGTACGGGCAGCTCCGGCGCCACCCCCGCGCCGGCGGTCAAGCCCGCCAAGGGCTCGGGCGGCCCCGGCTCGCGCGTGGCCCTGCGCAACTGGCGCATCTCCACGCGTCTGGTGTCGCTGCTCGCGCTGCCCGTGGTCGCGGCGACCTCACTCGGCGCGCTGCGCATCGACCAGAACATCACCGACATCCAGCAGCTCGACAACATGAAGCTGCTGACGGACATGACCAAGCAGGCCACCGAGCTGGCCGCCGCGCTCCAGGAGGAGCGCGACCAGTCCGCCGGTCCGATGGCCCACGGTCTGAGCGCGACCGACTACACGGTCAAGGGCTACCGGGACAAGACCGACCGCGCCCTCGTGAACTTCCAGGACGCCACCCAGGAGATCGACTCCGCCAGCAAGGCGGGCAACCTCCAGGGCGTCCGCGACAACCTCGTCGGCATCTTCAACCAGCTGGACCAGCTGGCCAAGATCCGCAAGTCCGCGTACCAGTCGAAGAGCAACTCGACGCAGACGATCGAGGCCTACCACCGGCTCATCATCCAGCTGGTCGACCTGTCCCAGGACATGGCGCAGGCGTCCAGCAACCCGGAGATGATCTCCCGTACCCGTGCCCTGGCGGCCTTCTCCACCGCCAAGGAGTACGCCTCCATGCAGCGGGCCACCATCGCCGCCGCGCTGCCCGCGACCACGGACCAGAAGGGCGACCTCTCCGAGAACGACCGTCTCTACGGCCAGTCGGCGTACCAGAGCGAGAACTCGGAAATCGCGATCTTCCGGAAGATCTACGCGAACAACAACGCCGAGGAACTCCTCAAGCCGATCGACGAGGGCAACCCGACGATCGAGTCCGCGGACACCTACGCCAAGCGCGTCTTCGACTCGAGCAGCGGCATCCAGAGCCTGAACGCCCGCTCGTACAAGGACTGGGTGGACGACAGCTCGACCAAGATCGAGCAGATGAAGAAGATCGAGCACACGCTGCTCGAGGAGATGGAGCAGAAGGCCCGCGAGCTGAAGAGCGCCACCCAGCAGGACGCGATCATCTCCGGTGCGCTGATCCTGCTCGTGCTCGGCGTGTCGCTGGTCGGCGCGTTCATCGTGGCCCGCTCCATGATCCGCTCGCTGCGCCGGCTGCAGGAGACCGCGACCAAGGTCGCCCAGGAACGCCTGCCCGAGCTGGTCAAGCAGCTGTCGGAGTCCGACCCGCAGGACGTCGACACGTCCGTGGAGTCGGTCGGTGTGCACTCCCGGGACGAGATCGGCCAGGTGGCCGCGGCCTTCGACGACGTGCACCGCGAGGCGGTCCGCCTCGCCGCCGAGCAGGCCCTGCTGCGGGGCAACGTCAACGCGATGTTCACCAACCTCTCGCGCCGCTCCCAGGGTCTGATCCAGCGCCAGCTGTCCCTGATCTCCGAACTGGAGTCCCGCGAGGCCGACCCGGACCAGCTGTCCTCGCTGTTCAAGCTGGACCACCTCGCCACGCGTATGCGCCGTAACGGTGAGAACCTGCTCGTTCTCGCCGGTGAGGAGCCCGGCCGCCGGTGGACCCGCCCGGTCCCGCTGGTCGACGTGCTCCGCGCCGCCGCGTCCGAGGTGGAGCAGTACGAGCGCATCGAGCTGGCCTCGGTGCCCACCACCGAGGTCGCCGGCCGCGTGGTCAACGACCTCGTGCACCTGCTCGCCGAGCTGCTGGAGAACGCCACCTCGTTCTCCTCGCCGCAGACCAAGGTCAAGGTCACCGGTCACGCGCTGCCCGACGGCCGCGTGCTGATCGAGATCCACGACACCGGTATCGGCCTCTCCCCCGAGGACCTCGCGGCGATCAACGAGCGGCTCGCCTCGCCGCCCACCGTGGACGTCTCCGTCTCCCGCCGCATGGGCCTGTTCGTGGTCGGTCGCCTGTCCCAGCGGCACGGCATCCGTATCCAGCTGCGCCCGTCCGACTCCGGTGGTACGACCGCGCTGGTCATGCTTCCCGTGGACGTGGCCCAGGGCGGCAAGAAGCCCGCTCCGGGCAAGCCCGGCGGACCCGGTGGTACCGGTGGCCCCGCCGCCGCACAGGCCGCGGCGGGTGCCGCAGCGGCCCGGCGGCAGGCCGCGGGCGCCGGCGGCGGTGCTCCGGCCGGCGGCGGTCTGCTCGGTGCCGGTCCCGCTCCGCGCGGCCAGGTCGGCGCCGGCCAGGGTCCCCGGGCCGCGCTGCCCGGCACCGGCCAGGGCGGCCGTCCCGGTGCGCGTGGTCCGCAGGGCGGTCCCGGCCTCGGCGGCCGGCAGCAGGGCCGGCCGGCGCCCGCCGGTGCGGGTGGCTTCGGCGGTCAGGCGCCGGGCGCTCCGCAGGGCCTGCAGGCCGCGAACCCGGCCGGTCCGCAGCAGGACGCCTTCGGCGGCCGTGGCCCGCAGCGGCCCGGTGCCGGCTCCGACCAGAACCGTCAGCCCCAGCTGCCGCCGCGCGGCGGCCCGCGGGCCGAGCTGCCCGGCGGTGACCAGCCGCGTACCCCGGACTGGGGCGACACCCAGGCCCCGCTGCCGCGTGCCTCGATGGACACCCCGCGCGGTCACGACGAGCAGGACCCGGCGCGCACCGCGCGCATGCCGCGCGTCGACGACCGCCAGGGTCCGGGCTCGACCGCGGAGATACCCCGGATCGACGCGCAGGGCCCGGCCGCCACGGGCGAGTTCCCGCGCCCCGACCTGAACGGCCTGGGCGGCCCCGGCCCCCAGGACACCGGCCAGTTCGCCCGCCCGGGCAACCCGCAGCAGACGGGCCAGTTCACGCGGCCCGACAACCCCCAGCAGACGGGCCAGTTCACGCGTCCCGAGGCGCCCGAGCTGCCCGGCGGGTTCGACCGCACCGGCGACCAGCAGGGATCCGGCTCGTTCGTGCGCTCCGACATCTTCGGCACGCCGGCGCCGCGGCGGGACGACCCCGCCCAGAACACGGGCCAGACCACCGGCCAGTTCGCGGCTCCGCAGGGCTTCGACGGCGGCTACGACGGCAGCTCCACCGGCCGGCACGCCCTGCCCGGGCACCAGAACCCGGCCCACACCGGCCAGTTCGAGCGCCCGCAGCCGGGCGGCCGCGAGGACTTCGGCGCCCCGCGCCAGCCGGCTCCGCAGCAGCGTCCGGCGTACCGTGAGCCGGAGGCGCTGCCGCCGGCCAGCGGCCCGGTCGACGGCCGTACCCCGCTGTACGACACGCTGGAGACCAACTGGTTCCACGGCGGTCCGCAGCAGGCGGAGGCCGCGCCG